From a region of the Blochmannia endosymbiont of Camponotus modoc genome:
- the prfA gene encoding peptide chain release factor 1, with product MNPIIVNKLIALQERFNVLEKLLSKPNAVDDKKRFCILAKEHARLSEIVVCFERWLDIKQEIIDTKKLLTDIDMHDIAQDELKKFYLNRNDIEKNLKILLLPTDSNDKLGCFIELRAGTGGKEAAIFTGELFRMYARYSEVRRWKMEIINATYGECGGYKEIITKIPYKGAYSLLKFESGGHRVQRIPHTESQGRIHTSTCTIAVIPEIPDIELPSIDPHDLRIDTFRSSGAGGQHVNTTDSAIRITHVPSGLVVECQDERSQHKNKAKALSVLGSRLHAIETKRRQQEVSYTRRNLLGTGDRSDRIRTYNFQQGRITDHRISFTSYKLNEIMNGELDILIQPIINQHQSDQLNKLLELE from the coding sequence ATGAATCCTATCATTGTCAATAAACTAATAGCTTTACAGGAACGTTTTAATGTATTAGAAAAATTACTCAGTAAACCCAATGCTGTTGATGACAAAAAACGTTTTTGTATATTAGCTAAGGAACACGCTCGACTATCTGAAATAGTTGTTTGTTTTGAACGTTGGTTAGATATAAAACAAGAAATAATTGATACAAAAAAATTGCTTACAGATATAGATATGCATGATATCGCGCAAGATGAGCTAAAAAAATTCTACTTAAATCGGAATGATATTGAAAAGAACTTAAAAATACTACTATTACCTACTGATTCCAATGATAAGCTAGGTTGTTTTATTGAACTACGAGCTGGAACTGGCGGAAAAGAAGCAGCAATTTTTACAGGAGAATTATTTCGAATGTATGCTCGTTATTCAGAGGTTCGTCGATGGAAAATGGAAATTATCAATGCTACTTATGGAGAATGCGGTGGTTATAAAGAAATTATTACTAAAATTCCTTATAAAGGTGCATATAGTCTCTTAAAATTTGAATCTGGAGGACATCGTGTTCAAAGAATACCACATACTGAATCTCAAGGTCGCATTCATACTTCCACTTGCACAATCGCTGTAATTCCAGAGATACCAGATATCGAATTACCTAGTATTGATCCTCATGATTTAAGAATCGATACCTTTCGATCATCAGGTGCAGGAGGACAACATGTAAATACTACCGATTCAGCAATTCGTATTACCCATGTACCAAGTGGATTGGTTGTGGAATGCCAAGACGAACGCTCACAACATAAAAATAAAGCCAAAGCATTATCAGTACTGGGTTCGCGATTGCATGCTATTGAAACGAAACGTCGACAACAAGAAGTATCCTACACCCGGCGTAACTTACTAGGTACTGGAGATCGGTCTGATCGAATTCGTACATATAATTTTCAACAAGGCCGAATTACTGATCATCGTATTTCTTTTACATCATATAAATTAAATGAAATAATGAACGGAGAATTAGATATCTTGATACAACCTATCATTAATCAACATCAATCTGATCAACTTAATAAATTATTAGAGTTAGAATAA
- the pgl gene encoding 6-phosphogluconolactonase has product MIQIVYVVSPESQQIHVWKLDSIHGLLELMQVIYTHGHAQPMAVHPNKRFLYVGIRPNFGITTYCINQMGLLTDNGTIEILSSPTHLISDKKGTFLYCTSYRNHTVSVIPISMSGMLLSSPIQIIEGLLGCHSANIDKFKTLLWVPCLQENAIRLFNINSFGMLTPYDPSIIKINIGSGPRHMTFYDFDCYAYVINELTSTVDVIKYDNFQKNPSIVQTVSIIPKNISINRCWAADIHITPNGRWLYCSDRSSNIISCLEISKKTKKLKFVGYQLTEEQPRGFAIDYQGKFLVAAGQKSNYISLYKINSDNGKLTMLSRYSSGKGPMWVSIMALNCK; this is encoded by the coding sequence ATGATACAAATTGTTTATGTAGTGAGCCCGGAAAGTCAGCAAATTCATGTTTGGAAATTAGATAGTATTCATGGGCTACTAGAATTAATGCAGGTGATATATACTCACGGACATGCACAACCTATGGCTGTGCATCCTAATAAACGATTTTTATATGTTGGAATACGTCCCAATTTCGGAATTACTACTTATTGTATCAATCAGATGGGGTTATTAACGGATAATGGGACAATTGAGATCCTTAGTAGTCCCACTCATTTGATTAGCGACAAAAAGGGTACATTTTTGTATTGCACATCTTATAGGAATCACACGGTAAGTGTGATTCCTATAAGTATGTCAGGAATGCTTCTTAGTAGTCCTATACAAATTATAGAAGGTCTGTTAGGGTGTCATTCTGCAAATATAGATAAATTCAAAACATTACTTTGGGTTCCTTGTCTGCAGGAGAATGCTATTAGGTTATTTAACATAAATTCGTTTGGAATGTTGACACCATACGATCCATCTATTATTAAAATTAATATTGGTTCTGGTCCACGTCATATGACTTTCTATGATTTCGATTGTTACGCATATGTCATTAATGAATTAACGAGTACTGTTGATGTTATAAAATATGATAATTTTCAAAAAAATCCAAGTATCGTTCAAACAGTAAGTATAATTCCAAAAAATATCAGCATTAACCGATGTTGGGCAGCTGATATACATATTACTCCTAATGGGCGTTGGTTATATTGTTCTGATAGATCTAGTAATATTATTAGTTGTTTGGAGATTTCTAAAAAAACAAAAAAATTGAAATTTGTTGGTTATCAACTCACTGAGGAACAGCCGCGTGGTTTTGCAATTGACTATCAGGGAAAGTTTTTAGTGGCCGCAGGTCAAAAATCAAATTATATCTCTTTATATAAGATTAATTCAGATAATGGAAAATTAACTATGTTGTCTCGTTATTCATCGGGAAAGGGTCCTATGTGGGTTAGTATTATGGCGTTGAATTGCAAATGA
- a CDS encoding ribose-phosphate pyrophosphokinase, protein MFLNMKLFTGNAIPELAQRIANRLYINLGKASVGRFSDGEVSVQINENVRGGDVFIIQSTCAPTNDNLMELIVMVDALKRASAARITAVIPYFGYARQDRRVRSARVPITSRVVANFLSNVGVDRILTVDLHAEQIQGFFDVPVDNVFGSPILLEDMTKQNFNNPIVVSPDIGGVIRARAIAKLLNDTDMAIIDKRRSRANISQVMHIIGDICNRDCILVDDMIDTGGTLCKAADVLKERGARRVFAYTTHPIFSGDAYENIQNSMIDEIIVCDTIPLKPKIKSLSNVRVLTLSGMLAETIRRISNEESISAMFDH, encoded by the coding sequence ATGTTTCTAAATATGAAACTGTTTACTGGAAATGCTATTCCAGAATTAGCCCAGCGTATTGCTAATAGATTATATATTAATCTCGGTAAGGCTTCTGTTGGTCGTTTTAGTGATGGAGAAGTAAGTGTTCAAATTAATGAAAATGTGCGTGGTGGAGATGTGTTTATTATTCAATCGACTTGTGCTCCAACGAATGATAATTTAATGGAATTAATTGTTATGGTTGATGCATTAAAACGTGCGTCAGCCGCTAGAATTACTGCTGTAATTCCTTATTTTGGATACGCTCGTCAAGATCGAAGAGTGCGATCTGCTAGAGTACCTATTACCTCTAGAGTTGTAGCAAATTTTTTATCTAATGTAGGAGTGGATCGTATTTTAACGGTAGATTTACATGCCGAACAAATACAAGGATTTTTTGATGTGCCAGTAGATAATGTTTTCGGGAGTCCAATTTTATTGGAAGATATGACGAAACAGAATTTTAATAATCCTATTGTAGTATCCCCAGATATTGGAGGAGTAATACGTGCTCGTGCTATTGCAAAATTACTTAACGATACTGATATGGCAATTATAGACAAACGAAGGTCTCGCGCTAATATTTCTCAAGTTATGCATATTATTGGAGATATATGTAATCGTGACTGTATATTGGTAGATGATATGATTGATACCGGAGGAACATTGTGTAAAGCTGCAGATGTTTTGAAAGAAAGAGGAGCTCGCCGAGTATTTGCGTACACTACCCACCCAATTTTTTCTGGAGATGCTTATGAGAATATTCAAAATTCTATGATAGATGAAATTATTGTTTGTGACACTATTCCATTAAAACCAAAAATAAAATCTTTATCTAATGTGCGTGTATTAACTTTATCTGGTATGCTTGCTGAAACAATTCGACGTATTAGCAATGAGGAATCAATTTCTGCTATGTTTGATCATTAA
- the lolB gene encoding lipoprotein insertase outer membrane protein LolB produces MLICVSCVYHHNFGLYEDKLVCMWNNHKKSISRIFYYQTQGTIIYSVNHQKKMHFRFIWIHNNDNNYCMKLFNIFGLTIISISVENGVVCILNGIIYKNNDFKNEIQKWIVDFNYFLKQLQQWIIGLPGSNVEYNLNTIGCLSHVNCCYGNKNISIYYRHYYTNSIPILPKVLDAYYDQHHIKLVINNWNVR; encoded by the coding sequence ATGTTGATCTGTGTTTCCTGTGTTTATCATCATAATTTTGGTTTGTATGAAGATAAATTGGTATGTATGTGGAATAATCATAAGAAATCAATATCCCGGATATTTTATTATCAAACACAAGGTACTATTATTTATTCAGTTAATCACCAAAAGAAGATGCATTTTAGGTTTATTTGGATTCATAATAATGATAATAATTATTGCATGAAATTATTTAATATTTTTGGGTTAACTATCATTTCTATATCTGTAGAAAATGGAGTTGTTTGTATTTTAAATGGTATAATTTATAAAAATAATGATTTTAAAAATGAAATACAAAAATGGATTGTGGATTTCAACTATTTTTTGAAACAATTACAACAATGGATAATTGGATTACCTGGTAGTAATGTAGAATATAATCTGAATACTATCGGCTGCTTATCTCATGTAAATTGTTGTTATGGCAATAAAAATATATCCATATATTATCGTCATTATTATACTAATAGTATACCAATTTTACCTAAAGTCTTGGATGCGTATTATGATCAACATCATATTAAGCTAGTAATTAATAATTGGAATGTACGATGA
- the ispE gene encoding 4-(cytidine 5'-diphospho)-2-C-methyl-D-erythritol kinase, with protein MNYQWPSPGKLNLFLYVTGRRSDGYHYLQTLFQLIEYGDTIKIFVTNNGRIRLFTIMNDLVCRDNLIIRAAKLLQYYCWPNKKPVFGADIFLDKVLPIGSGLGGASSNAATVLMVLNQQWRCYLNKHVLMYLGLMLGADVPVFLYGRSAFAEGIGNILTPVFVPNKWYLILVPPIRISTSWGFQMYELESHCYSPFRSMRELLSVSFHNDFEEVIKKISPEIKMFFACLSQFALARLTGTGSCIFSEFKTEHLAYQVQSYLPSWINSIITRGINLSPLHQKLLKYTTYSSIIFLC; from the coding sequence ATGAATTATCAATGGCCCTCTCCAGGAAAACTCAATTTATTTTTATACGTAACTGGACGTCGTTCAGACGGTTACCATTACTTACAGACATTGTTTCAATTGATTGAGTATGGTGATACGATCAAAATATTTGTCACAAATAATGGTAGAATTAGATTATTTACTATTATGAATGATTTGGTATGTCGTGATAATTTAATTATACGAGCAGCAAAATTATTACAATATTATTGTTGGCCAAATAAAAAGCCGGTATTCGGTGCAGATATTTTTCTTGATAAAGTATTGCCTATCGGCTCTGGTTTAGGAGGCGCTTCTTCTAATGCGGCAACTGTATTAATGGTACTTAATCAACAATGGCGATGCTATTTGAACAAACATGTTTTAATGTATTTAGGTTTGATGCTAGGAGCTGATGTGCCAGTTTTTCTGTACGGGCGTTCAGCATTTGCTGAAGGTATTGGAAATATATTAACACCGGTTTTTGTTCCTAACAAATGGTACCTCATTCTTGTTCCGCCGATTCGAATTAGTACTTCGTGGGGTTTTCAAATGTATGAATTAGAGAGTCATTGTTATTCTCCGTTTCGTTCGATGAGAGAGTTATTGTCTGTTTCATTTCATAATGATTTCGAAGAAGTTATAAAAAAAATATCTCCTGAAATAAAGATGTTTTTTGCGTGTTTGTCGCAATTCGCATTAGCACGACTGACAGGAACAGGGTCTTGTATTTTTTCTGAATTTAAGACTGAACATCTTGCTTATCAAGTTCAAAGTTATTTACCATCATGGATCAACAGTATTATAACACGAGGAATAAATCTATCTCCATTACATCAAAAATTATTAAAATATACTACATATAGTAGTATAATTTTTTTATGTTAA
- the ychF gene encoding redox-regulated ATPase YchF, with translation MQIDCGIIGLPNVGKSTVFSVLTNTPVKIANFPFCTIHPNISVVQIPDLRVYQLTDIVSSHETVHGKIKFVDIAGLIKGAAQGIGLGSKILNHIRTTKVLCHVVRCFDDNQTVHVFNDINPCRDVDIVNTELILFDISQCEQSICTLQKKYKLINENIEQQLFVLKKCLDYLYEGILLRRVHFSKTERTNIEKFNFLTNKPIVYFANIDEKSVTNNIYLNKLRALASNDNIPLISCCAMLSLLKNRDDCVKVAMKQQKDILYDIVSVIFSVLDLRTFFTINSHMTRAWIYVAGMTALEAAKKVHSDFKKGFIRVQIIKFDDFIFYCGELGVKKVGRICYAGKDYCVKDGDILKFLFQI, from the coding sequence ATGCAAATTGATTGTGGTATTATCGGATTACCGAATGTGGGTAAATCTACTGTATTTAGCGTATTGACTAATACACCTGTTAAAATAGCTAATTTCCCATTTTGTACTATTCATCCCAATATATCTGTGGTTCAGATACCTGATCTGCGTGTATATCAATTAACAGATATTGTTTCATCACATGAAACAGTACATGGTAAGATTAAATTTGTAGATATTGCTGGTTTAATAAAAGGGGCTGCTCAAGGTATTGGTCTAGGCAGTAAAATTTTAAATCATATTCGAACAACAAAAGTATTATGTCATGTGGTACGTTGTTTTGATGATAACCAAACTGTTCATGTTTTTAATGATATAAATCCTTGTAGAGATGTGGACATTGTTAATACCGAACTTATATTATTTGATATTTCTCAGTGCGAACAAAGTATTTGCACTTTACAAAAAAAATATAAACTTATTAATGAAAATATTGAACAGCAGCTATTCGTATTAAAAAAATGTTTGGATTATTTATATGAAGGAATTCTTTTGAGGAGGGTACATTTTTCTAAGACAGAAAGAACGAATATTGAAAAATTTAATTTTTTAACTAACAAACCAATTGTTTATTTTGCTAATATTGATGAAAAATCTGTTACGAATAATATCTATTTAAATAAATTGCGCGCATTGGCATCTAATGATAACATACCATTAATCTCATGTTGTGCAATGTTATCTTTATTAAAAAATAGAGACGATTGTGTTAAAGTAGCTATGAAACAGCAAAAAGACATATTGTATGATATAGTTAGTGTCATTTTTTCTGTGTTGGATTTACGTACTTTTTTTACCATTAATTCACATATGACACGTGCTTGGATATATGTAGCTGGAATGACTGCATTAGAAGCAGCTAAAAAAGTACATAGTGATTTTAAAAAGGGTTTTATTCGTGTTCAAATTATTAAGTTCGATGATTTTATTTTTTATTGTGGGGAATTAGGTGTAAAGAAAGTTGGTAGAATATGTTATGCAGGTAAAGATTATTGTGTGAAGGATGGGGATATATTGAAGTTTTTATTTCAAATTTAG
- the gpmA gene encoding 2,3-diphosphoglycerate-dependent phosphoglycerate mutase codes for MHVTKLVLIRHGESQWNKENRFTGWVDVDLSEKGRSEAQCAGKILKKNGFLFNYGYTSVLKRAIHTLWIILDQLDQAWLPIEKSWRLNERHYGALQGLNKDEAIKEYGYKTIQKWRRSFNVIPPNVCGNNQFIATNDNRYANISSDELPSSESLELTLKRVLPCWNRSIIPHIKKDQTIIIVAHGNSIRAIIKFLNRLNESEIFHINVPTGVPLIYEFDKNADPIQHYYLK; via the coding sequence ATGCATGTAACTAAATTAGTTTTAATAAGACACGGAGAAAGTCAATGGAACAAAGAAAATCGATTCACTGGATGGGTTGATGTAGACTTATCAGAAAAAGGACGTTCTGAAGCGCAATGCGCTGGTAAAATATTAAAAAAAAATGGATTTCTTTTTAATTATGGATATACTTCAGTATTAAAACGAGCAATTCATACTTTATGGATCATATTAGATCAGTTAGATCAGGCATGGCTACCGATAGAAAAATCTTGGCGACTAAATGAACGTCATTATGGGGCACTGCAAGGACTAAATAAAGATGAAGCCATAAAAGAATATGGCTACAAAACAATTCAAAAATGGCGCCGCAGTTTCAATGTTATTCCTCCAAACGTTTGTGGAAATAACCAATTTATTGCAACAAATGACAATCGTTATGCTAACATCAGTAGTGATGAATTACCTAGTAGTGAAAGTTTAGAACTAACCTTAAAAAGAGTACTCCCTTGTTGGAACCGATCCATAATACCTCATATTAAAAAAGATCAAACAATTATTATCGTTGCCCATGGCAACTCCATACGTGCTATAATAAAGTTTCTTAATCGCTTAAATGAATCAGAAATATTTCACATTAATGTGCCAACAGGTGTTCCATTAATATATGAATTTGACAAGAACGCAGATCCCATTCAACATTATTATTTAAAATAA
- the ybgF gene encoding tol-pal system protein YbgF: MIKYILFLCKLDIIIVMMIYFNITNNNIAYAKDVNHKIDSNQRINQLHQIYDAHSQCLIQMQQQLSENQRDIDILRGYIQDMQHHISEIVNNQSASPQHTNSIPNKRNNIHYSSNIPDKLSSHSNIQKPKKMNNEMIIDVDTAYKQAVSLVLEKKQYNQAIEAFQNFIKNHPESIYQSNSHYWLGQLYYNKGNKHDAARHFALVVKNYPKSLKASDALLKIGIIMQETEQKDKAKTIYKQVGKLYPNSNAAKQAQKRLIHLS, translated from the coding sequence ATGATTAAATATATACTATTTCTATGTAAATTAGATATAATCATCGTAATGATGATATATTTTAATATTACAAATAATAATATTGCATATGCTAAAGATGTAAATCATAAGATAGATAGCAATCAGCGTATTAATCAATTACATCAGATATATGACGCACATAGTCAATGCTTAATTCAAATGCAGCAACAATTATCTGAAAATCAACGAGATATTGATATTTTACGTGGATATATTCAAGATATGCAACATCACATATCAGAAATTGTAAATAATCAATCAGCATCACCTCAACATACCAATAGTATTCCAAATAAACGTAACAATATACATTATTCTAGCAATATTCCTGATAAATTATCCAGTCACTCAAACATTCAAAAACCAAAAAAAATGAATAATGAAATGATAATAGATGTAGATACTGCGTATAAACAAGCAGTATCATTAGTATTAGAAAAAAAACAATATAATCAAGCAATAGAGGCTTTCCAGAATTTTATAAAAAATCATCCAGAATCAATCTACCAATCGAATTCGCATTATTGGCTAGGACAGCTTTATTACAATAAAGGCAACAAACATGACGCTGCTCGGCATTTTGCGTTAGTCGTAAAGAATTATCCTAAATCATTAAAAGCATCAGATGCATTATTAAAAATCGGTATTATCATGCAAGAAACAGAACAAAAAGACAAAGCCAAAACAATATATAAACAAGTAGGCAAATTATATCCTAACAGCAACGCAGCAAAACAAGCTCAAAAACGTCTAATACACCTATCATAG
- the prmC gene encoding peptide chain release factor N(5)-glutamine methyltransferase produces the protein MTWDQWLHWANLKLKKSISPKRDAEIILGQVTKKSRTQLLAFGESLLEYDTIIQLKSLIYRRKKGEPIAYLVGSKEFWSLELKVSPGTFIPRPDTECLVKHVFDLLKVSHLNVLDLGTGVGTIALALASERPNWNITGIDCQKKALFLAHKNKLLLNFKNVKFIYGNWFKYLRKKKFNLIVSNPPYIDKNDSCLQSRDMIFEPKNALISEQKGLEDLTVICKYSTQHLRQNGWLVLEHGWNQGNYMRALFFKFGFTHIHTIRDYHHYERVTYGKWKSH, from the coding sequence ATGACATGGGATCAATGGTTACATTGGGCCAATTTAAAACTAAAAAAATCCATCAGCCCAAAAAGAGATGCAGAGATTATTTTAGGCCAAGTTACTAAAAAATCTCGTACTCAATTGTTAGCATTTGGAGAATCATTATTAGAATATGACACTATTATTCAATTAAAATCTTTAATTTATCGAAGAAAAAAAGGAGAACCTATAGCCTATCTCGTTGGTTCAAAGGAATTTTGGTCCTTAGAACTTAAAGTTTCTCCAGGTACATTCATTCCTAGACCAGATACTGAATGCTTAGTAAAACATGTATTCGATTTACTAAAGGTATCTCACTTAAATGTTTTAGACTTAGGAACTGGAGTAGGTACAATAGCTTTAGCTCTCGCATCAGAACGACCAAACTGGAATATTACAGGAATAGACTGTCAAAAAAAGGCATTATTTCTTGCCCATAAAAATAAGCTTTTACTTAATTTTAAAAATGTAAAATTTATATATGGAAATTGGTTTAAATATTTAAGGAAGAAAAAATTTAATCTCATTGTTAGTAATCCACCATATATCGATAAAAATGATTCATGTTTACAATCTAGAGATATGATTTTTGAACCTAAAAATGCATTAATATCAGAACAAAAAGGTTTAGAAGATTTAACAGTAATTTGCAAATATTCCACTCAACATTTGCGTCAGAATGGATGGCTGGTATTGGAACATGGATGGAATCAAGGAAATTATATGCGTGCGTTATTTTTTAAATTTGGATTTACTCATATCCATACAATACGTGATTATCATCATTATGAACGCGTAACATACGGAAAATGGAAATCCCATTAA
- the pal gene encoding peptidoglycan-associated lipoprotein Pal, giving the protein MKPNNFFEQLIFAISVSVVITACSSLSQYDNTTPNQKNVELNHFKHTSTKNNRVVDEQVQLKTQELKSNNVIYFPLDQYDIPSNFFYSLNIHANFLYNNPLQHIKIEGHADERGTPEYNIALGERRANSVKSYLQSKGALSEQMLTISYGKEKPAVLGQNEEAYSKNRRVVLIYK; this is encoded by the coding sequence ATGAAACCAAACAATTTTTTTGAACAATTAATATTCGCGATAAGTGTGAGCGTGGTAATAACTGCATGTTCTTCATTATCTCAGTACGATAATACTACTCCTAATCAAAAAAATGTTGAATTAAATCATTTTAAACATACTAGTACAAAAAATAATAGAGTAGTCGATGAACAAGTACAATTAAAAACACAAGAATTAAAATCCAACAATGTTATTTATTTTCCTTTAGATCAATATGACATTCCTTCTAATTTTTTTTACTCATTAAACATCCATGCCAATTTTTTATATAATAATCCATTGCAACATATTAAAATTGAAGGTCATGCTGATGAACGTGGTACTCCGGAATACAATATTGCATTGGGTGAACGTCGAGCTAACTCTGTAAAATCGTACCTCCAAAGTAAAGGTGCATTATCTGAACAAATGTTAACTATATCTTATGGTAAGGAAAAACCAGCTGTATTAGGACAAAACGAAGAAGCTTACTCTAAAAATAGACGTGTTGTATTAATATATAAATAA
- the pth gene encoding aminoacyl-tRNA hydrolase — translation MTIKLIAGLGNSETSYFNTRHNFGSRYVKSLATRYKVILSKNTILCGYVGRLKLETNIVHLLIPDSHMNNNGLSISKCVDFYQLCPQEILVAHDDLDLPPGAMRIKLGKNVNNSHRGVKDVIVKLHNKYDFYRLRIGIGHPGNKSKVIDFVLNKPTIYEKYRINHVINEAILHTESIVNKKFIKVMNQLHSYKPDVLWKC, via the coding sequence ATGACTATTAAGCTCATTGCTGGATTAGGAAATTCTGAAACGAGTTATTTTAATACCAGGCATAATTTTGGTTCCAGATATGTTAAATCTTTGGCAACAAGATACAAAGTAATACTAAGTAAAAATACTATATTGTGTGGATATGTTGGGCGATTAAAATTAGAAACCAATATTGTGCATTTATTAATACCAGATTCGCATATGAACAATAATGGCCTTTCAATATCTAAATGTGTTGATTTTTATCAATTATGTCCACAGGAAATATTGGTTGCACATGATGATCTTGATTTACCACCTGGTGCAATGCGAATTAAATTAGGTAAAAACGTTAATAACAGTCATCGTGGCGTAAAGGATGTTATTGTTAAACTTCATAATAAATATGATTTTTATCGTTTACGTATTGGGATAGGTCATCCTGGTAACAAAAGTAAAGTCATTGATTTTGTGTTAAATAAACCAACTATTTATGAAAAATATAGGATTAACCATGTAATTAATGAAGCAATACTACATACTGAAAGTATAGTTAATAAAAAATTTATTAAAGTTATGAATCAACTACATTCCTATAAGCCTGATGTTTTATGGAAATGTTAA
- a CDS encoding Bax inhibitor-1 family protein, with translation MDQFPRFQNTASEQVNNAIQPYILQVFGWMSCGLLLTAFVAWYASRTPAILQLLFSNQIIFFSLIIGQLALVFVLSGMVTRLSGSLATTLFMLYSMLTGLTLSSVFILYTTSSISSAFVVTSGMFGAMTLYGYTTKRDLSSFGNLLFMALIGIVLASMVNLWLKNTALMWLITYVGVIIFVGLTAYDTQKLKSIGASLSIDNHDQFRKYSIIGALTLYLDFINLFLMIVRIFGNRR, from the coding sequence ATGGATCAATTTCCCCGTTTTCAAAACACAGCGTCAGAACAAGTCAATAACGCAATACAGCCGTATATCTTGCAAGTATTTGGGTGGATGTCTTGCGGATTATTGTTGACAGCTTTTGTTGCTTGGTACGCTTCTCGAACTCCGGCAATACTTCAATTATTATTTTCTAACCAAATAATATTTTTTAGTCTAATTATTGGTCAACTAGCATTAGTATTTGTTCTGTCTGGTATGGTAACACGATTAAGTGGTTCTTTAGCAACTACCTTATTTATGTTGTATTCAATGTTAACAGGTTTAACCTTATCCAGTGTATTTATACTGTATACTACGTCGTCCATATCTAGCGCGTTTGTCGTGACGTCCGGTATGTTCGGAGCAATGACATTATATGGATATACTACTAAACGAGATTTAAGCAGTTTTGGTAATTTATTATTTATGGCACTAATTGGTATAGTACTAGCCTCAATGGTTAATTTATGGTTGAAAAATACAGCTTTAATGTGGCTCATTACATATGTTGGCGTTATTATATTCGTCGGTTTAACTGCGTATGATACTCAAAAACTCAAATCTATAGGAGCATCTTTATCTATAGATAATCATGATCAATTTCGTAAATACTCGATTATAGGAGCGTTAACTTTATATTTAGATTTTATTAACTTATTTTTAATGATAGTTCGTATTTTTGGAAATCGCCGTTAA